AAATAAAGATGTTGTACTAGAGAGTGCAACTAAAATATATACTGATGCTGGATTAAGTGAAGCTTTTATATATGGTGAAGGGCATAAAATTTGTCCAAAGCATTATAAAGAATTAAAAGCAAAACTGCCAGAACGATTGGATAAGTTTCAAGAAATGAATTTTTTTGATAGATTATTTGGAAAGGTTTGCCCAATAGACAGATTTGACAAAAAGGAGAGATAACATGAGCGTAGAGGCATTTAAAATAATAGGTGGAAAGAAAATAAGTGGAGAATTAAAAGTAGAAGGAGCAAAAAATGCTGCTTTACCAATATTTGTAGCAACATTAATTGAAAAAGGAACTTATATTTTAAATAATGTTCCAAATTTAAGAGATATAGTTACTCTTGTTCAACTTTTAGAAAGCTTAGGACTTGAAATTGAAAAAATGGGAGAACATTCATATAAAGTAGTTAATAATGGACTAAAATCACTTGTTGCATCATATGATTTAGTAAAAAAAATGAGAGCTTCTTTTTTAGTTATGGGACCGATGTTAGCTCATGAGAAAAAAGCAAAAGTATCATTACCTGGAGGGTGTGCAATAGGTTCAAGACCAGTTGATTTACATTTAAAAGGATTTGAAGCATTGGGTGTTGAGATTAAAATAGATCACGGATATGTTGAAGGAGAAGCAAAAGAACTTATAGGTGGAAAAGTTGTATTTGATTTTCCTAGTGTTGGAGCAACAGAAAATGTTATTATGGCAGCTGTAAAAGCAAAGGGGAAAACAGTTATTGAAAATGCAGCAAGAGAACCTGAAATAGATGATTTATGTAATTTTTTAAATAAAATGGGAGCAAAGATAGAGGGTATTGGAACTGGAAGATTAGAAATTGAAGGAGTAGAGAAGTTAACACCTTGTGAATATTCAATTATTCCAGATAGAATAGTAGCTGGAACTTTTATAGTTGCATCACTTATGTTTGATGGAGCTATAACTGTTAAAGGAGTTATAAGAGATCATATAGAGAGTTTTATATCAAAGCTTGAAGAGATGGGAGCAGAGTTTGATATTGATGGAGATGTTTTAACAACAAAAACTAAATTAAAAGATTTAAAAGCAGTTAAAGCTACAACAATGCCACATCCAGGATTTCCAACAGATTTACAATCTCCAATGATGACTTTAATGTGTTTAGTAAAAGGAACAAGTGAGATAAAGGAAACAATATTTGAAAATAGATTTATGCACGTTCCTGAATTAAATAGAATGGGAGCGAATATATCAACAGATGCTAATATAGCAAGGATTGACGGAATAGAAGTGTTTTCATCAGCAGAGGTTATGGCTAGTGATTTAA
This sequence is a window from Cetobacterium somerae ATCC BAA-474. Protein-coding genes within it:
- the murA gene encoding UDP-N-acetylglucosamine 1-carboxyvinyltransferase; its protein translation is MSVEAFKIIGGKKISGELKVEGAKNAALPIFVATLIEKGTYILNNVPNLRDIVTLVQLLESLGLEIEKMGEHSYKVVNNGLKSLVASYDLVKKMRASFLVMGPMLAHEKKAKVSLPGGCAIGSRPVDLHLKGFEALGVEIKIDHGYVEGEAKELIGGKVVFDFPSVGATENVIMAAVKAKGKTVIENAAREPEIDDLCNFLNKMGAKIEGIGTGRLEIEGVEKLTPCEYSIIPDRIVAGTFIVASLMFDGAITVKGVIRDHIESFISKLEEMGAEFDIDGDVLTTKTKLKDLKAVKATTMPHPGFPTDLQSPMMTLMCLVKGTSEIKETIFENRFMHVPELNRMGANISTDANIARIDGIEVFSSAEVMASDLRAGASLILAGLLADGETIVNRIYHVDRGYENLEVKLKALGADIERIKVEI